A window of the Lepisosteus oculatus isolate fLepOcu1 chromosome 14, fLepOcu1.hap2, whole genome shotgun sequence genome harbors these coding sequences:
- the LOC107076037 gene encoding basement membrane-specific heparan sulfate proteoglycan core protein-like isoform X2, which produces MKLIAVQTRGVVVKLHIQQVSTCPFSARSEVHSLQSGASLSLPLHTAGPVEVLFDPGGSAQSRRVLLSRAGLPGPRYKQRVSVQNSSLTLRSLTPADQGNYTVRDLQGNTISTVTVTVDAHRDTVTLQPGASLSVPLFTGEPVEVLFDPAGGGNWTSVCSVQNSTARCVPQYRDRVSVQDGSLTLHSLTPADQGNYTVRDLQGNTISTVIFTVGGPAPPGRTRLLSILIPVLTVLSALGVLAGLYYGKTRRENQAGDRPAMFSALRDGDDGETGDQEAQQKPATAQQTTGSHRRETFVFFEAPLETGC; this is translated from the exons atgaagctgatcgcagTCCAAACTCGAGGTGTTGTTGTCAAACTACATATTCAACAGGtttctacctgtcccttttcagctcgctcagaagtccacagcctgcagtctggtgcctctctgtctctccccctgcacactgctggtccagtggaggtgctgtttgatcctggaGGATCTGCCCAGTCTCGCAGGGTCTTACTGAGCAGGGCAGGGCTCCCTGGACCCAGGTACAAGCAGagagtgtcagtgcagaacagctctctgacactgcgttccctcactccagctgatcagggcaactacacagtgagggaccttcaGGGAAACACTATCAGCACTGTGACAGTCACTGTGGATG ctcacagagacactgtcaccctgcagcctggagcctctctgtctgtccccctgttcactggagagccagtggaggtgctgtttgaccctgcaggaggtgggaactggacctcagtgtgttctgtccagaacagcacagcccgctgtgtcccccagtacagAGACAGAGTGTCGGTGCAGGACGGCTCTCTGACACTGCAttccctcactccagctgatcagggcaactacacagtgagggaccttcaAGGAAACACTATCAGCACCGTGATCTTCACTGTGGGAG gaccagctcctccaggacGAACTCGTCTCCTCTCCATCCTCATCCCTGTCCTGACTGTCCTGTCCGCCCTGGGAGTCCTGGCTGGTCTGTACTATGGAAAGACCAGGAGAGAGAACCAGGCAGGAGACAGGCCTGCGATGTTCTCTGCCCTCAGAGATGGCGACGATGGAGAGACGGGAGACCAGGAGGCACA GCAGAAGCCAGCGACAGCCCAACAGACAACAGGAAGCCATCGACGTGaaacgtttgttttttttgaggCTCCTCTCGAGACTGGATGTTAA
- the LOC107076268 gene encoding ICOS ligand-like: protein MNSRRTRPLEPGQTMLKQPSYSGVWAKRSPTWILLLILSSVSSEHVPVAAKFGDSVTLPCDGKPYSLGIPEDVLHVFWETLDYLVYEVVGRKGYPDNGFQDRAEMSREKISQGDFSLTVHNTTFSDGQIYVCYLLTESRRLLQVVELVILGI from the exons ATGAACAGTAGACGCACACGCCCTTTGGAGCCAGGCCAGACCATGCTGAAACAGCCCAGCTACAGCGGTGTCTGGGCGAAAAG GTCACCCACATGGATTCTGTTGCTGATTCTCTCATCAG TCTCCTCGGAACACGTCCCGGTGGCGGCGAAATTTGGGGATTCGGTCACTCTGCCCTGCGACGGAAAACCCTACAGCCTTGGGATCCCTGAAGATGTGCTCCACGTTTTCTGGGAAACCCTGGATTACCTCGTCTACGAGGTCGTGGGCAGGAAGGGCTATCCTGACAACGGGTTTCAGGACAGAGCCGAGATGTCCCGAGAGAAGATCAGCCAGGGGGACTTCTCTCTGACCGTCCACAACACCACCTTCTCCGATGGCCAGATCTACGTGTGTTACCTCCTAACAGAGAGCAGACGCTTGCTTCAGGTGGTGGAACTTGTCATTCTAG GAATATAG
- the LOC107076037 gene encoding uncharacterized protein isoform X1, with translation MKLIAVQTRGVVVKLHIQQVSTCPFSARSEVHSLQSGASLSLPLHTAGPVEVLFDPGGSAQSRRVLLSRAGLPGPRYKQRVSVQNSSLTLRSLTPADQGNYTVRDLQGNTISTVTVTVDAHRDTVTLQPGASLSVPLFTGEPVEVLFDPAGGGNWTSVCSVQNSTARCVPQYRDRVSVQDGSLTLHSLTPADQGNYTVRDLQGNTISTVIFTVGGPAPPGRTRLLSILIPVLTVLSALGVLAGLYYGKTRRENQAGDRPAMFSALRDGDDGETGDQEAQNWSCRRPQLALQETHRQGEREAGGQSAGADIVQRHLEQLGFRASLRSPNGVGFLCRPRDLNRQTPSSPRRRSLAIEPQS, from the exons atgaagctgatcgcagTCCAAACTCGAGGTGTTGTTGTCAAACTACATATTCAACAGGtttctacctgtcccttttcagctcgctcagaagtccacagcctgcagtctggtgcctctctgtctctccccctgcacactgctggtccagtggaggtgctgtttgatcctggaGGATCTGCCCAGTCTCGCAGGGTCTTACTGAGCAGGGCAGGGCTCCCTGGACCCAGGTACAAGCAGagagtgtcagtgcagaacagctctctgacactgcgttccctcactccagctgatcagggcaactacacagtgagggaccttcaGGGAAACACTATCAGCACTGTGACAGTCACTGTGGATG ctcacagagacactgtcaccctgcagcctggagcctctctgtctgtccccctgttcactggagagccagtggaggtgctgtttgaccctgcaggaggtgggaactggacctcagtgtgttctgtccagaacagcacagcccgctgtgtcccccagtacagAGACAGAGTGTCGGTGCAGGACGGCTCTCTGACACTGCAttccctcactccagctgatcagggcaactacacagtgagggaccttcaAGGAAACACTATCAGCACCGTGATCTTCACTGTGGGAG gaccagctcctccaggacGAACTCGTCTCCTCTCCATCCTCATCCCTGTCCTGACTGTCCTGTCCGCCCTGGGAGTCCTGGCTGGTCTGTACTATGGAAAGACCAGGAGAGAGAACCAGGCAGGAGACAGGCCTGCGATGTTCTCTGCCCTCAGAGATGGCGACGATGGAGAGACGGGAGACCAGGAGGCACA GAATTGGTCttgtcgcagaccccagctggctctccaggagacacacagacagggagagagagaagctgggggtcagagcgcaggggcagacattgtacagcgccacctggagcagctggggttcagggcctcgctcaggagccccaacggagtaggattcctctgccggccgcgggatttgaaccggcaaaccccttccagccccaggcgcagatccttggcCATAGAGCCACAATCCTGA